In Panicum virgatum strain AP13 chromosome 4N, P.virgatum_v5, whole genome shotgun sequence, a single window of DNA contains:
- the LOC120668398 gene encoding agamous-like MADS-box protein AGL62 produces the protein MTMVKPGKKTSKGRQKIEIRYIDDKAKRHVALCKRKGGILKKCSELHLLCGAHDAVIIFSKKEEQAQPQGDGEPPAPTAGGRSSRAGNVFAMGTPSVDHVVRCFAPLPGDEMGVLLPAGADRAAVEAAARELEEAKALVKAGKDRMSAVVEKVQQAAGRRFWWEADVEALGEAELPDFARALQRVRENVQRVADKQRASAPPAVAAAPWHP, from the coding sequence ATGACGATGGTGAAACCGGGCAAGAAGACGAGCAAGGGCCGGCAGAAAATCGAGATCCGCTACATCGACGACAAGGCGAAACGCCATGTCGCGCTGTGCAAGCGCAAGGGCGGGATCTTGAAGAAGTGCTCCGAGCTCCACCTCCTCTGCGGCGCTCACGACGCCGTCATCATCTTCTCCAAGAAAGAGGAGCAGGCCCAGCCCCAGGGCGACGGGGAACCGCCCGCTCCGACGGCGGGCGGCAGGAGCTCCCGCGCCGGCAACGTGTTCGCCATGGGCACACCCTCCGTCGACCACGTCGTCCGCTGCTTCGCCCCGCTCCCCGGCGACGAGATGGgcgtcctcctccccgcgggcgccgaccgcgccgcggtggaggcggcggcgcgggagctggAGGAGGCAAAGGCGCTCGTGAAGGCGGGGAAGGATCGGATGAGCGCCGTCGTGGAGAAGGTGCAGCAGGCCGCCGGAAGGCGGTTCTGGTGGGAGGCCGACGTCGAGGCGCTCGGGGAGGCGGAGCTGCCGGATTTCGCCAGGGCGCTGCAGCGGGTCAGGGAGAACGTGCAACGCGTAGCAGACAAGCAGCGGGCCTCTGctccgccggcggtggcggcggcgccgtggcaTCCGTAG